From the Euphorbia lathyris chromosome 6, ddEupLath1.1, whole genome shotgun sequence genome, one window contains:
- the LOC136233106 gene encoding lysine-specific demethylase JMJ26-like has product MAADVVKPDGDGDDRKLKRKARATSDGEDNDDGGKKRVKLSQDADEKLQKMAGDSHVSCHGAKKRGRKSGGDDEDYTGERSSRRSTKRAKVTPSDFDFLGGSAIPRKRRSKIDYAIQKTDSSESPSEDCKRKSKKETDSEDEVLEALCILKMRGRKRARLVDNEMVDNECSKLTYSSASSSSSGSGANRDRSAINRSCTSTRRDRKAKAKAKAKAKPRCHQCMKAERKTVVPCTKCKSKIYCVHCIKIWYPEMTEEEVAEQCPCCRSNCNCNVCLHSTGLIKTSRRDIDDCEKAQHLDYLIKSLLPYMEQICEQQTREVQIEARIGPLHEVAENYCYNDERVYCNHCATSIVDYHRKCPNCAYELCLSCCQEIREGSLQSPAAVEFQYTHQSYDYMHGGDSLPHDLENPEDLTEPSKDLTEASNFMWNANYDGSIFCAPKELGGCGGCILELKRILPMRWILELKMKAVELLGLYNGKQISLMPKDYDTGRQGLMKAACREGSDDNDLYCPALDDIQEDQELFKFQRHWAKGEPVIVRNVLKVTPNLSWEPMVMWRALCESLDLESSSKMSEVKAIDCLASCEVEIKTRQFFKGYMEGRIYHNFWPQMLKLKDWPPSDKFEDLLPRHCDEFISALPFQEYSDPKAGILNIAVKFPPGMLKPDLGPKTYIAYGTREELGRGDSVTKLHCDMSDAVNILTHTSEVSLTGEQHAAIKQLKHIHRKQDEREGLVRDEVNGEYGNSWKDEFDASKSNGLDKHAFESGEYEISDNEQNRVRLKGELTENETDNSGGGALWDIFRREDVPKLEEYLRRHYMEFRHTFCSPVKQVVHPIHDQSFYLTLEHKKKLKEEFGVEPWTFEQNVGEAVFIPTGCPHQVRNLKSCTKVAVDFVSPENIHECLRLNKEYRKLPKNHKAREDKLEIKKMIIYALDNAVKGLEELLAPS; this is encoded by the exons ATGGCGGCAGATGTTGTTAAACCAGATGGTGACGGTGATGATAGGAAATTGAAGAGGAAGGCTAGAGCAACCTCTGATGGTGAAGATAATGATGATGGTGGAAAAAAGAGAGTGAAGCTAAGTCAGGATGCTGATGAGAAATTGCAGAAAATGGCTGGAGACTCTCATGTTTCTTGTCATGGAGCCAAAAAACGAGGGAGAAAATCAGGTGGAGATGATGAAGATTATACTGGTGAACGGTCAAGCCGAAGGAGCACAAAGAGAGCGAAGGTAACTCCTTCTGATTTTGATTTCTTAGGAGGTAGTGCAATCCCAAGGAAGCGGCGGAGCAAAATAGATTATGCTATACAGAAAACTGATTCTTCAGAGAGCCCTTCTGAAGATtgtaaaagaaaaagcaaaaaagAGACAGATTCTGAAGATGAAGTCTTAGAAGCTCTGTGCATTTTAAAAATGAGAGGGCGGAAAAGAGCTAGATTGGTAGATAATGAAATGGTAGATAACGAGTGCAGTAAATTGACTTATTCATCTGCATCTTCTAGTTCATCAGGTTCTGGTGCAAATAGAGATAGAAGTGCCATCAATAGATCTTGTACATCTACAAGAAGAGATCGAAAG gccaaagcaaAAGCAAAAGCAAAAGCAAAACCAAGGTGTCATCAGTGCATGAAAGCTGAAAGAAAAACTGTCGTCCCTTGTACTAAGTGCAAATCCAAAATATACTGTGTTCATTGTATCAAAATATG GTACCCGGAAATGACAGAAGAAGAAGTTGCAGAACAATGTCCATGTTGTCGTAGCAATTGCAACTGCAATGTGTGTTTGCACTCCACTGGACTGATAAAG ACATCAAGAAGGGATATAGACGACTGTGAAAAAGCTCAGCATCTGGActatttgattaaatcccttctTCCCTATATGGAACAAATCTGTGAACAACAAACTCGAGAGGTTCAAATTGAGGCTAGGATAG GTCCTTTGCATGAGGTAGCAGAGAATTACTGTTATAATGATGAGCGTGTCTACTG CAACCATTGTGCAACTTCAATTGTTGACTATCACCGCAAATGTCCGAATTGTGCTTATGAACTCTGCCTCAGCTGTTGTCAAGAAATTCGTGAAGGAAGCTTGCAAAGTCCTGCTGCAGTGGAGTTTCAATATACACACCAAAGCTATGATTATATGCATGGTGGAGATTCACTGCCTCATGATCTCGAAAATCCTGAGGATCTAACTGAGCCATCTAAGGATCTAACTGAGGCATCGAATTTCATGTGGAATGCAAATTATGATGGGAGCATTTTTTGTGCGCCAAAAGAATTGGGTGGTTGTGGTGGTTGCATCTTGGAGCTAAAGCGTATCCTTCCAATGAGATGGATTTTAGAATTGAAGATGAAGGCTGTAGAGTTGCTGGGGCTTTATAACGGAAAACAGATTAGTTTGATGCCAAAGGATTATGATACTGGAAGACAGGGGTTGATGAAAGCAGCTTGTAGAGAGGGCTCAGATGATAATGACTTGTATTGTCCAGCTTTGGATGATATTCAAGAAGATCAAGAGCTTTTTAAGTTCCAAAGGCATTGGGCTAAAGGCGAACCTGTTATAGTTCGTAATGTCCTTAAGGTAACGCCTAATTTGAGTTGGGAGCCAATGGTCATGTGGCGTGCATTATGTGAAAGTTTGGACCTCGAGTCAAGCTCCAAGATGTCTGAAGTCAAAGCCATCGATTGCCTGGCTTCTTGTGAG GTGGAAATCAAGACTCGTCAATTTTTCAAGGGGTACATGGAAGGAAGAATATATCATAACTTCTGGCCTCAGATGCTGAAGCTGAAGGATTGGCCCCCATCTGATAAATTTGAAGATCTTTTGCCGCGCCACTGTGACGAGTTTATCAGTGCCTTGCCTTTTCAAGAATACAGTGATCCCAAGGCTGGTATCCTCAACATTGCTGTGAAATTTCCACCTGGTATGCTCAAACCAGACTTGGGTCCAAAAACTTACATTGCTTATGGAACCCGAGAAGAACTTGGAAGAGGGGATTCTGTGACAAAGCTTCACTGTGATATGTCAGATGCG GTCAACATATTGACGCATACTTCGGAGGTCTCCTTAACTGGAGAACAGCATGCAGCTATAAAACAGCTGAAACATATACATAGGAAACAAGATGAAAGAGAAGGTCTGGTGAGAGATGAGGTGAATGGTGAGTACGGTAACAGTTGGAAAGACGAGTTTGATGCATCAAAATCTAATGGGCTGGATAAGCATGCCTTTGAATCTGGTGAATATGAGATTTCTGACAATGAGCAAAACAGAGTTAGACTGAAGGGCGAGCTAACTGAAAACGAAACAGATAACTCGGGAGGAGGCGCACTATGGGATATCTTTAGGAGGGAAGATGTCCCCAAGTTAGAAGAATATCTGAGGAGGCACTACATGGAATTTAGACACACCTTCTGTTCACCAGTGAAACAG GTTGTGCACCCAATACATGATCAGAGTTTCTATCTAACTTTGGAGCATAAGAAGAAGCTCAAGGAGGAATTCG GAGTTGAACCTTGGACATTTGAGCAAAATGTTGGAGAGGCAGTATTCATTCCTACAGGTTGCCCACACCAAGTTAGAAATCTCAAG TCCTGTACAAAAGTTGCTGTGGATTTCGTCTCTCCGGAAAATATCCATGAGTGCCTTCGGTTGAACAAGGAGTATAGGAAACTTCCGAAGAACCACAAGGCTAGAGAAGACAAACTTGAG ATCAAGAAAATGATCATCTACGCCCTTGATAACGCGGTTAAAGGTTTAGAAGAGCTGCTAGCACCATCATAG